A portion of the Malania oleifera isolate guangnan ecotype guangnan chromosome 3, ASM2987363v1, whole genome shotgun sequence genome contains these proteins:
- the LOC131151721 gene encoding uncharacterized protein LOC131151721: MARKGNQPKNGVAHHSSNHKKRVTDSGCAQPGTKGRTKAAEVKDGSGEELSNGSHSRNPSINCVNKAECVGDVKKGKQESHRFPQNAQRSVGAMEDVDEMLPNGSNLDDCVESTHNTGASGTDEENRTLSSNGHGKKYAKKSFGCCVNGLHTENGMENLNFSDPVEGRNLRSSTLSALKAASEWLDTVVSGNLRTTVLFILEAAGDWLERRKPLFSTLSSNILKAYDYARVKMEHIYPIILRWFMHFGNIILLLSMVWLDCSLRGIDSFLRMGTTSFFSVIWCSIFSVIAMIGISKFLLVLVIAALIGVFIGLTLAIFIVAISGTILLWFYGSFLTTMLVTFIGGLAFALNHERLALLVTTVYSVYCAWTYVGWIGLLLGLNLSFVSSDVLIYFLKNNISEHRRPNRAPEQKAGMRDQAGFYNEQVHASSEAGPGHSQDRSPGVPSTSGADSEITSEDEVIRLLNCTDHYSALGLPRFVDVDVSLLKREYKKKAMLVHPDKNMGNEKAAEAFKKLQNAYEVLLDSFKRKAYDDELRREELLNCFRRFQTASQKNVGHGFFGSGFTHTGGDSEDLLGESRRITCKKCGNFHIWVHINKSKSRARWCQDCKDFHQAKDGDGWVEQSSQPFFFGLLQKVDVPSAYVCAESKIYDATEWYICQGMRCPANTHKPSFHVNTSITSKHNNGKGTSSGHRGGGVPTYAEESMTEEELFEWLQNAMQAGMFETSGGSTSTRSPHAKAENRPKSGGSNSGSSSKRKKKGKRQW; encoded by the exons ATGGCTCGGAAGGGAAATCAACCGAAGAATGGTGTTGCTCACCATTCATCAAATCACAAGAAAAGGGTTACGGATTCAGGGTGTGCACAGCCAGGTACAAAAGGAAGGACAAAAGCAGCTGAGGTGAAGGATGGTTCTGGGGAGGAGCTTTCAAATGGTAGTCACTCGAGAAATCCTTCAATTAACTGTGTGAATAAGGCTGAATGTGTTGGAGATGTGAAAAAAGGCAAGCAGGAGTCCCATAGATTTCCACAAAATGCACAGCGCAGTGTGGGTGCAATGGAAGATGTAGATGAAATGCTGCCTAATGGGAGTAATTTGGATGATTGTGTTGAAAGCACACACAATACGGGAGCTTCTGGGACAGATGAAGAAAATCGTACATTATCTAGTAATGGTCATGGtaaaaaatatgcaaaaaaaagTTTCGGGTGCTGTGTAAATGGATTGCACACAGAAAATGGCATGGAAAACTTGAATTTTTCTGATCCAGTGGAGGGTAGAAACTTGAGGAGTTCAACTCTTTCTGCTTTGAAGGCAGCTAGTGAATGGCTAGATACTGTGGTGAGTGGAAACTTGAGGACAACAGTCTTGTTCATTTTGGAGGCGGCTGGGGATTGGTTAGAGAGGCGGAAACCATTGTTCTCTACTTTGTCGAGCAACATATTGAAAGCTTATGATTATGCTCGAGTGAAGATGGAGCACATTTATCCCATAATTTTAAGATGGTTCATGCATTTTGGGAACATAATACTTCTTCTATCAATGGTTTGGTTGGACTGTTCTCTTAGGGGCATTGATTCCTTTTTACGTATGGGGACTACATCTTTTTTCTCGGTTATATGGTGCAGCATTTTCTCAGTTATTGCAATGATTGGGATTTCCAAGTTTCTTTTGGTCTTG GTCATAGCTGCTCTGATTGGGGTTTTCATTGGGCTCACTCTTGCAATTTTCATCGTTGCTATTTCGGGGACTATCTTGCTATGGTTTTATGGAAGCTTTTTAACAACAATGCTGGTCACATTCATTGGAG GGTTGGCATTTGCGCTGAACCATGAACGCCTTGCATTATTAGTCACCACTGTGTATTCTGTGTATTGTGCTTGGACGTATGTAGGATGGATTGGTTTGCTTTTGGGTTTGAATTTATCTTTTGTCTCAAGTGACGTGCTGATATATTTCCTAAAGAACAACATAAGTGAGCATAGAAGACCTAATAGGGCCCCTGAACAAAAGGCTGGAATGCGAGACCAAGCAGGGTTCTATAATGAGCAAGTGCATGCTTCCTCAGAAGCTGGTCCTGGGCACTCACAAGATCGTAGTCCAGGAGTGCCTTCAACCAGTGGGGCTGATTCGGAGATAACATCTGAAGATGAAGTTATTCGGTTGTTGAATTGTACTGATCACTACTCGGCATTGGGTTTGCCTCGATTTGTAGATGTTGATGTCTCTTTACTCAAGCGGGAATATAAGAAAAAG GCGATGCTGGTGCATCCTGATAAAAATATGGGTAATGAAAAGGCTGCAGAAGCgtttaagaaacttcaaaatgcaTATGAG GTTTTACTTGATTCTTTTAAACGGAAAGCATATGATGATGAGTTAAGAAGGGAGGAGCTGCTGAACTGTTTCCGCCGGTTTCAAACTGCTTCTCAAAAG AATGTTGGACATGGTTTCTTTGGCTCTGGATTCACACACACTGGGGGTGACAGTGAGGACCTGCTCGGGGAGTCGAGGCGAATAACATGCAAAAAATGTGGCAACTTTCATATCTGGGTTCACATTAATAAATCAAAATCACGAGCAAGATGGTGCCAG GATTGCAAAGATTTTCACCAAGCTAAAGATGGAGATGGGTGGGTCGAACAGTCTTCCCAACCCTTCTTTTTTGGATTATTACAAAAG GTGGATGTTCCCTCTGCATATGTTTGTGCTGAAAGCAAAATATATGATGCAACTGAGTGGTATATCTGTCAG GGAATGAGATGTCCAGCCAACACTCATAAGCCAAGTTTCCATGTGAATACCAGTATAACCTCCAAGCATAATAATGGAAAGGGAACCAGTTCTGGTCACCGAGGAGGTGGGGTGCCCACCTATGCTGAAGAGAGCATGACAGAGGAGGAGCTCTTTGAGTGGTTACAGAATGCAATGCAGGCAGGCATGTTTGAGACGTCTGGTGGCAGTACATCTACCAGGAGCCCACATGCCAAAGCTGAAAATCGCCCCAAGAGTGGTGGAAGCAATAGTGGCAGCAGCAGCAAGAGAAAGAAAAAGGGTAAGAGGCAATGGTGA
- the LOC131151722 gene encoding protein REGULATOR OF FATTY ACID COMPOSITION 3, chloroplastic-like — MEAFVRTSSLANLIPNFSTPLSKQKSCLISATGLSTPWSASPQKPSFLRKSLIADAKKNKKADTHSFVPRPDEATGPFPEAVLLKEKKVQEDGRILPEFADAEEAQLFEYLQLQLESDLNVERIRHYEVVYLIHENHAEEAGSVNEKVQEFLREKKGKIWRLNDWGLRRLAYKIRKARKAHYMLMNFELEAKWINDFKSMLDKDERVIRHLVMKRDEAITKDCPPPPEFHTLRGHVDEEDDIDYDDEYDDEDDEDWDDQDEIDLDDYDDNDVEDDFVSIDAIDDDGEDGDDRNNELSSVGSLGGRNLKAEKLHEL, encoded by the exons ATGGAGGCATTTGTACGGACCTCCTCCCTAGCTAATCTTATCCCAAATTTTAGCACACCGTTGAGTAAACAGAAGTCTTGCTTGATATCTGCAACTGGGTTGTCTACTCCTTGGTCTGCTTCTCCGCAGAAGCCGTCTTTTCTAAGAAAATCTCTGATTGCGGATGCCAAGAAGAACAAGAAAGCTGACACTCATAGCTTCGTACCCAGACCGGATGAAGCGACGGGCCCTTTTCCTGAAGCTGTGCTGCTTAAAGAG AAGAAGGTTCAGGAAGATGGTAGAATTCTTCCAGAGTTTGCAGATGCAGAAGAAG CCCAACTCTTCGAATATCTTCAACTTCAGCTGGAAAGTGATTTGAATGTGGAACGAA TACGCCACTATGAAGTGGTTTACTTAATTCATGAGAACCATGCAGAAGAGGCCGGCAGCGTAAATGAGAAAGTCCAAG AATTTTTAAGGGAGAAGAAAGGCAAGATATGGAGATTGAATGATTGGGGTCTGCGTCGACTAGCTTATAAGATAAGGAAAGCAAGGAAAGCCCACTACATGTTGATGAACTTCGAGTTGGAAGCCAAATGGATTAATGATTTCAAGAGCATGTTAGACAAGGATGAAAGAGTCATTCGGCATCTTGTGATGAAGCGGGATGAGGCAATTACCAAGGATTGCCCCCCTCCTCCTGAGTTCCATACTTTGCGTGGCCACGTGGATGAGGAGGATGATATAGATTATGACGATGAgtatgatgatgaagatgatgaagatTGGGATGATCAGGATGAGATTGACTTGGATGACTATGATGATAATGATGTTGAAGATGATTTTGTTTCTATTGATGCCATCGATGATGATGGAGAAGATGGAGATGATAGGAACAATGAATTATCTAGTGTTGGTAGCTTGGGAGGGAGAAATCTGAAAGCTGAGAAGTTACATGAGTTGTAA